The Neobacillus sp. PS3-34 genome has a window encoding:
- a CDS encoding HAD-IA family hydrolase, protein MLKAIIFDFDGTIIDTETVWFRVFKEVLEEQFSLHLPVEEFAKVIGTTDEVLYQYIESQLGRDIDKKELRERVDRRFLDLRGVLEVREGVLEKIKEAQSLGYKIALASSSSREWIDGFLEQFDLRGYFSVIKTKEDVEKVKPDPSLYLKALQELGVEPQEALAIEDSANGALAAIAAGMNCAVIPNEVTSFLEFHEKAVRSETFGDLLFK, encoded by the coding sequence ATGCTGAAAGCAATTATTTTTGATTTTGATGGTACCATAATCGATACGGAGACAGTGTGGTTCAGGGTCTTTAAGGAAGTTCTTGAAGAACAATTCAGTCTTCATTTGCCTGTTGAGGAATTTGCTAAAGTAATTGGCACAACAGATGAAGTTTTATACCAATACATAGAATCGCAGCTTGGAAGGGATATTGACAAGAAAGAACTGAGAGAGCGTGTGGACCGAAGATTCCTTGATTTACGAGGTGTCCTGGAGGTACGGGAGGGAGTGCTTGAAAAAATTAAAGAAGCCCAAAGCCTCGGCTATAAAATTGCACTAGCCTCAAGTTCATCTAGGGAATGGATTGACGGTTTTCTGGAACAGTTTGATTTAAGAGGATATTTTTCAGTGATCAAAACAAAGGAAGATGTAGAAAAGGTTAAACCCGATCCATCTTTGTACTTAAAGGCTCTTCAGGAATTGGGCGTTGAACCGCAAGAAGCCCTCGCAATAGAGGATTCAGCAAATGGGGCTTTAGCTGCTATTGCAGCTGGAATGAATTGTGCGGTAATCCCCAATGAAGTAACATCTTTTTTGGAGTTTCATGAAAAGGCTGTCAGATCTGAAACATTCGGAGATTTACTATTTAAATAA
- a CDS encoding NCS2 family permease translates to MFKLKEHQTTAKTEILAGLTTFLTMVYIVIVNPVILSDAGVPFDQVFIATIIAAVSGTLWMALFANYPIAIAPGMGMNAYFAYSVVGSHGHIDFETAFAAVFVAGVIFIILSLTPFRSKLIEAIPDNLKHGITAGIGLFIAFIGLRLTGIITKHPTNLVGLGDLHSPSAVLALIGLAITLILMTLRVNGAMFFGMIITGAIAFFTGQLSFDKGFVSLPKLPHGLMISNPIDAFGQVFDHSLYAVVFSFLLVTIFDTTGTMIGVAQQAGLMKGKSLPRAREALLSDSIATTIGAIFGTSPTSAYIESSSGVAAGGRTGLTTLTVSILFILSAFFGPLVGAVSGISAITAPSLIIVGSLMMGSISHIKWDELDEAFPAFLIILSMPLTSSIATGIALGFISYPLMKVVKGKWRDVHPLVYLFAVLFFYQLAFLPH, encoded by the coding sequence ATGTTTAAGCTTAAAGAACACCAAACCACTGCCAAGACGGAAATTCTTGCTGGTTTAACTACATTTTTAACGATGGTATATATTGTCATCGTCAATCCGGTTATTTTATCGGATGCCGGCGTACCTTTTGATCAGGTTTTTATCGCAACGATTATTGCAGCAGTATCTGGTACTCTTTGGATGGCACTGTTCGCCAACTATCCCATCGCTATTGCACCGGGAATGGGAATGAATGCTTATTTTGCCTATTCAGTAGTTGGAAGCCATGGCCATATTGATTTTGAAACTGCCTTTGCAGCTGTATTTGTAGCAGGAGTCATTTTCATCATCCTTTCTCTTACCCCATTTAGGAGTAAATTGATTGAAGCTATTCCTGATAATTTGAAGCATGGAATTACAGCAGGAATCGGATTGTTTATTGCCTTTATCGGCTTAAGACTGACAGGGATTATCACAAAACATCCCACAAATCTTGTTGGTCTTGGTGATCTTCACTCTCCTTCTGCAGTTCTGGCGCTTATTGGGCTGGCTATCACACTGATCCTTATGACATTAAGGGTCAATGGTGCAATGTTTTTTGGAATGATAATTACGGGAGCTATTGCCTTCTTTACCGGGCAGTTATCTTTTGATAAAGGTTTTGTTTCTCTTCCAAAGCTGCCGCACGGACTGATGATCAGCAACCCTATTGATGCTTTTGGACAAGTGTTTGACCACAGTCTTTATGCGGTCGTCTTTTCCTTTTTATTGGTAACAATTTTCGATACAACAGGAACAATGATTGGCGTAGCACAGCAGGCTGGATTAATGAAGGGAAAATCATTGCCAAGAGCCCGTGAAGCTTTGCTTTCAGATTCAATCGCCACCACAATCGGTGCTATTTTTGGTACAAGCCCAACATCTGCTTATATCGAATCTTCAAGCGGGGTCGCAGCAGGAGGAAGAACAGGACTTACAACGCTTACCGTGTCGATTCTATTTATACTTTCAGCATTCTTCGGTCCGCTTGTCGGTGCTGTTTCAGGAATATCAGCCATCACAGCACCTTCGCTGATCATTGTAGGTAGTTTAATGATGGGTAGCATCTCTCATATTAAGTGGGATGAATTGGATGAGGCATTCCCTGCCTTTTTAATCATTCTTAGCATGCCTCTAACCTCCAGTATCGCTACTGGTATTGCGCTTGGC
- a CDS encoding DUF47 domain-containing protein, translating to MALKKNDKFMLLLSNISANLKESSNFFTEYKLNNVSDLKIFSEKMKEYETKGDSFVHEVIKELNDAFITPIEREDILHLAISMDDVLDGLEHSAALFKMYSITKADDFMLQFVEAIQGSVNEIDKAIALLSSKKLLAIREHAIKTKDFESKCDNILRQSIKHLFTIEKDPIRIIQYKEIYENLEEIADSCQSVANTLETIIMKNA from the coding sequence ATGGCATTGAAAAAGAACGATAAGTTTATGCTTCTATTGAGTAATATCTCTGCGAACTTAAAGGAAAGCAGCAACTTCTTTACAGAATACAAACTAAATAACGTAAGTGATCTTAAGATCTTTTCTGAAAAGATGAAGGAATATGAAACAAAAGGCGATTCATTCGTTCATGAAGTAATTAAAGAATTAAATGATGCTTTCATCACTCCAATTGAGCGTGAAGATATTCTTCATCTTGCTATCAGCATGGACGATGTACTTGACGGCTTGGAGCACTCTGCGGCTCTATTCAAAATGTACTCCATCACAAAAGCTGATGATTTTATGCTTCAGTTCGTAGAAGCGATTCAAGGCAGTGTAAATGAAATTGATAAGGCAATCGCGCTTTTATCAAGTAAAAAGCTTCTTGCCATTAGAGAGCATGCCATTAAAACAAAGGATTTCGAATCAAAATGCGATAATATCCTTCGCCAATCCATTAAACACTTGTTTACGATTGAAAAAGATCCTATCCGCATTATTCAATATAAAGAAATTTACGAAAACCTTGAAGAAATTGCAGACAGCTGCCAAAGCGTAGCCAACACATTAGAAACTATCATTATGAAAAATGCTTAA